From the Limosilactobacillus panis genome, one window contains:
- a CDS encoding DUF4422 domain-containing protein — MVVYVITHKDFNYHSLQKGYVPLLVGAYNKKNKYNFLTDNIGDNISQKNKYFCEETGLYWIWKHSNDNKVGISHYRRFFSDCANRKIMYLNLLLRNNTKIISVKKLDRILSDGYQWILSQPEHGGDGTLWNQFASNHNLHDLEVTEATIRNLTPEYSDAFGEVMKHRSTGSFYNMFYTTHEQLNLYCEWLFKILFAVEKKTDVSNYDDYQQRLYGFLAERLLNVWICKNKSRVKYLPVFETEKMNRNYVLNILKKTV; from the coding sequence ATGGTTGTTTATGTAATTACCCACAAAGATTTTAACTATCATAGTTTACAAAAAGGCTATGTTCCATTATTAGTAGGAGCCTACAATAAAAAGAATAAGTATAATTTTTTAACGGATAATATAGGAGATAATATATCTCAAAAAAATAAGTATTTTTGTGAAGAGACCGGGTTGTACTGGATATGGAAACATTCAAATGATAATAAAGTAGGAATTTCTCATTACCGTCGTTTTTTTTCTGACTGCGCTAATCGGAAAATAATGTACCTGAACCTTTTGTTAAGAAATAACACTAAAATTATATCAGTAAAAAAGTTAGACAGAATCTTATCTGATGGTTATCAGTGGATCCTGTCTCAACCAGAACATGGAGGGGATGGTACTCTTTGGAATCAATTTGCAAGTAACCATAATCTTCATGATTTAGAAGTTACTGAAGCAACGATACGTAACTTAACTCCAGAATATTCTGATGCTTTTGGAGAAGTTATGAAGCATAGGTCAACCGGTTCTTTTTACAATATGTTTTACACCACCCATGAGCAATTAAACTTATATTGTGAATGGCTGTTTAAAATTCTTTTCGCTGTTGAGAAGAAAACCGATGTTTCTAACTACGATGACTATCAACAGAGACTTTATGGATTCTTAGCGGAGCGGTTGCTTAATGTTTGGATTTGCAAAAATAAATCTAGAGTAAAGTACCTACCAGTTTTTGAAACTGAAAAGATGAACAGAAATTATGTTTTAAACATACTGAAGAAGACGGTTTAA
- a CDS encoding glycosyltransferase family 2 protein, translated as MAKLSIVVPCYNEEETVPLFYPAVEKVVQKMPVEVEYWFVNDGSADNTLTEMRKLHERDPERVHYVSFSRNFGKEAGLYAGLEATTGDYVVVMDVDLQDPPKYLPEMYDYVSSGEYDCVGMRRTDRKGEAKVKSFLSDQFYNVINRISDTKIVSGARDYRMMTRQMVDAVLSLKEYNRFSKGIFNWVGFKTKYLPYKNVERVAGTTDWSTWKLFRYAIDGITDFSEAPLAIATWIGGFSAFIAVIGIIVVIVRHFIAPNGSAFGWASLVCIMLFIGGVQLFCLGIVGRYIGKIYMQTKHRPIYIVKEKK; from the coding sequence GTGGCAAAGTTATCGATCGTCGTACCGTGCTACAACGAAGAGGAGACCGTCCCGTTGTTTTATCCAGCAGTGGAAAAAGTTGTCCAGAAAATGCCGGTTGAGGTTGAATACTGGTTTGTCAACGATGGTTCGGCTGACAATACATTGACTGAGATGCGGAAGCTCCACGAAAGGGATCCGGAACGTGTGCACTACGTCTCCTTCTCCCGGAATTTCGGTAAGGAGGCCGGCTTATACGCCGGACTGGAGGCAACGACCGGTGATTACGTGGTTGTGATGGATGTGGACCTCCAGGACCCACCGAAGTACCTGCCAGAGATGTATGACTATGTCTCGTCTGGCGAATACGACTGTGTGGGGATGAGGCGGACTGACCGGAAGGGTGAGGCAAAGGTTAAGTCTTTCTTAAGTGATCAGTTTTACAATGTAATCAACCGCATTTCTGATACTAAGATTGTCTCGGGAGCACGTGACTACCGGATGATGACCCGGCAAATGGTCGACGCGGTTCTTTCACTGAAGGAGTACAACCGGTTCTCTAAGGGAATCTTTAACTGGGTCGGTTTTAAGACCAAGTACCTGCCATATAAGAACGTGGAGCGGGTTGCTGGAACAACCGATTGGTCAACCTGGAAGCTGTTTAGGTATGCTATTGACGGGATTACCGACTTTTCCGAGGCCCCGTTGGCGATTGCGACCTGGATTGGGGGCTTTTCCGCCTTTATAGCCGTAATTGGTATCATTGTCGTAATCGTGCGCCACTTTATTGCGCCTAACGGCAGTGCGTTTGGTTGGGCCTCACTGGTATGTATTATGTTATTTATTGGTGGTGTCCAGCTCTTCTGTTTAGGGATTGTTGGCCGTTATATTGGTAAAATTTATATGCAGACCAAGCATCGGCCAATTTATATTGTTAAGGAGAAAAAGTAG
- a CDS encoding DUF4422 domain-containing protein yields MDVKVLVAAHKNYAMPKDSLYLPVFVGKEIHPDVNHTFQGDNTGDNISVKNPTYNELTAIYWGWKNLDLDAMGLVHYRRYLSMNHRKSLDDVLSKKQAETLLTNHDIILPPKRRYYIESNESHYLHAHHHEPFEVMRQVIREQYPEYLPSFEKVVKRTWAHMFNMFVMKKQPLNEYCTWMFAVLAEVEKRTDISNYSAYEKRVYGFLSELLLDTWLDKNTQYSTVEVKYVFMEHTNWFKKGGKFILRKITGHA; encoded by the coding sequence GTGGATGTGAAAGTACTTGTCGCAGCGCATAAGAACTATGCGATGCCCAAAGACAGCCTTTATTTACCCGTATTTGTGGGTAAGGAAATTCACCCGGATGTTAACCATACATTCCAGGGGGACAATACGGGCGACAATATTTCCGTCAAGAACCCGACTTATAATGAGTTGACGGCCATTTACTGGGGCTGGAAGAACCTTGATTTAGATGCCATGGGACTTGTCCATTACCGGCGGTACCTTAGTATGAACCACCGTAAGTCCCTGGATGACGTTTTGTCTAAAAAACAGGCAGAAACCCTACTAACCAATCATGATATCATTTTACCACCCAAGCGGCGTTATTACATTGAAAGTAATGAGTCACACTACTTACATGCCCACCACCATGAGCCATTTGAGGTGATGCGGCAGGTGATTAGGGAGCAGTACCCAGAATACCTGCCATCCTTCGAAAAGGTTGTGAAGCGGACCTGGGCGCACATGTTTAACATGTTCGTAATGAAGAAACAGCCGCTTAATGAATACTGCACGTGGATGTTTGCGGTCTTGGCAGAAGTGGAAAAGCGGACTGATATTAGCAACTATTCGGCATACGAGAAGCGAGTATACGGATTTCTGAGTGAGTTACTCTTGGATACCTGGCTGGATAAGAACACTCAGTATTCAACGGTTGAGGTGAAGTATGTCTTCATGGAACACACCAACTGGTTCAAAAAGGGCGGCAAGTTTATCTTACGCAAGATTACTGGCCATGCCTAA
- a CDS encoding sugar transferase, with the protein MKIHINEQQLNHQYGYRFIKRLFDIVASSIAVVILSPLFLIIAICIKIDDPKGPIFYTQIRVGKDGKHFRMFKFRSMVTNADELLAKLRSKNEVNGAMFKMKNDPRITRVGRFIRKYSLDELPQLVNVVGGSMSIVGPRPPLVGEVAEYTEYDKQRLMVKPGATGMWQVGGRNDVDFDEMVRLDLTYIQERSIWLDLKIMFETVKVMIVPNGAY; encoded by the coding sequence ATGAAGATTCATATTAATGAACAACAACTAAATCATCAGTATGGCTACCGCTTCATCAAACGGCTTTTTGACATTGTCGCTTCATCAATTGCGGTGGTTATTTTGAGCCCATTATTCTTGATCATTGCAATCTGTATCAAGATTGATGACCCCAAAGGCCCCATCTTTTATACCCAGATTCGAGTAGGTAAGGATGGTAAGCACTTTAGAATGTTTAAATTTCGTTCAATGGTTACTAATGCGGATGAATTGTTGGCGAAGTTGCGGAGTAAAAATGAAGTTAACGGGGCAATGTTTAAAATGAAGAACGATCCACGCATCACACGAGTGGGTCGTTTTATTCGGAAATATAGCCTTGATGAGCTTCCCCAACTAGTTAACGTAGTCGGCGGGTCGATGAGCATCGTTGGCCCCCGGCCGCCGCTGGTCGGTGAAGTCGCTGAATATACTGAGTATGATAAGCAACGCTTGATGGTTAAGCCGGGTGCCACGGGAATGTGGCAGGTTGGTGGCAGAAACGACGTCGATTTTGACGAAATGGTCCGCCTTGACCTGACCTATATTCAAGAACGGTCAATCTGGCTCGATCTAAAGATCATGTTTGAAACGGTAAAAGTAATGATTGTGCCAAATGGTGCGTACTAA
- the recX gene encoding recombination regulator RecX, whose translation MAKISKITAQKRRGRYNVYVDGKYAFPVAESVLVKFRLMKGMEVDQDLIRRVTTADQQAQAYAKILDYLSYQMRSESEVEKKLHDLETPPEFVDPIMAKLREHRLVDDHQYALSYVQTMMTTSLKGPGVIRRHLRMKKVGENDIDAALANFTNAQQVENASKLAKKLFKRYRNQPTFRREQKVRQGLMTKGYSSDLFDQIKDQVEPAADPDHQADLLASQAEKVWRRYRRYTGLDRERRFKQAMYRKGFDLDAVQHWLSEKQEGLS comes from the coding sequence ATGGCGAAGATTTCTAAAATTACAGCACAGAAGCGGCGTGGTCGCTATAATGTCTATGTAGATGGCAAGTACGCCTTTCCCGTGGCGGAGAGCGTCTTAGTGAAGTTCCGTTTGATGAAGGGGATGGAAGTCGATCAGGACCTTATCAGGCGGGTCACAACTGCCGACCAACAGGCCCAGGCCTACGCAAAGATTCTCGACTACTTATCCTATCAGATGCGGAGCGAGAGCGAGGTCGAAAAAAAGCTCCATGACCTTGAGACACCACCGGAATTTGTGGACCCCATCATGGCCAAGCTCCGGGAACACCGCCTGGTGGATGACCACCAGTACGCACTATCCTATGTCCAAACGATGATGACCACTAGCCTGAAGGGCCCCGGTGTCATCCGCCGGCATCTTCGTATGAAAAAGGTTGGGGAAAATGACATTGACGCGGCCCTGGCCAACTTCACCAACGCCCAGCAAGTAGAAAATGCTAGTAAGCTTGCTAAAAAGTTATTCAAGCGGTACCGTAACCAACCAACTTTCCGCCGGGAACAGAAAGTCCGGCAGGGGCTGATGACTAAGGGTTACTCCAGTGACCTATTTGACCAGATCAAGGACCAGGTTGAGCCCGCAGCGGACCCCGACCACCAGGCGGACCTCTTAGCTAGCCAGGCGGAGAAGGTCTGGCGCCGCTATCGTCGCTACACTGGATTGGATCGGGAGCGGCGGTTCAAGCAGGCAATGTACCGGAAGGGCTTTGACCTGGATGCCGTGCAGCACTGGCTGAGTGAAAAACAGGAGGGACTTTCCTAA
- a CDS encoding DUF2922 domain-containing protein — protein MRTLNLTFKGNLGKKHLLKLSYASENLSADAVRQAMDQIANAHAFSKGDEEDIYAKPIAAKYVDTVSTVLFNDEKKEAPAA, from the coding sequence ATGCGAACTCTTAATTTAACTTTCAAGGGCAACCTTGGTAAAAAGCACCTCTTAAAGCTCAGCTACGCTAGTGAAAACCTCTCCGCCGATGCCGTCCGCCAGGCAATGGACCAAATTGCTAACGCCCACGCCTTCAGTAAGGGCGACGAGGAGGACATCTACGCCAAGCCAATCGCCGCCAAGTACGTTGATACCGTCTCCACCGTCCTCTTTAACGACGAAAAGAAAGAAGCACCAGCTGCTTAG
- a CDS encoding YihY/virulence factor BrkB family protein, which yields MSKEPGKFKNFVLLLMRHFTMAQISSSAAMLAYYTLLSIFPAVLVIGNLLPMMGLDANTVLAYLQSAVPTSVYEFIRPLIFDFLRRGSGGLLTTGALIALWSTSQGIAAFQRSVNLTYGVARNQNPVINRVVSFIWMIVVLAVIFIIVLLYGFGEQILKSIQPFLRFNRSYIYLFSSLRWPVTFAVLFLALTLLYYFVPNAKVHLRYAAAGALLAALLWMGLSRLFSYYTVFFRHSVISYKTIGAFIAMMIWLDLSGYVIMLGAVLNATLQEAHEGVLREREHFWQIIDREERRKRK from the coding sequence ATGAGTAAGGAACCGGGGAAATTTAAGAACTTCGTGCTGCTCTTGATGCGGCACTTCACCATGGCCCAGATATCGAGTTCGGCGGCCATGTTGGCCTACTATACCTTATTATCGATTTTCCCAGCCGTCCTGGTGATTGGAAACCTCCTACCAATGATGGGGCTGGATGCCAATACGGTCTTGGCCTACCTCCAATCAGCGGTTCCCACGTCAGTCTATGAGTTTATCCGGCCCCTGATTTTTGACTTCCTCCGCCGGGGGAGTGGGGGCTTACTGACGACTGGGGCCTTGATTGCTCTCTGGTCGACCAGTCAGGGGATTGCGGCCTTCCAGCGGTCAGTTAACCTGACCTATGGGGTGGCCCGCAACCAGAACCCGGTGATTAACCGGGTGGTTTCCTTTATCTGGATGATCGTTGTCCTCGCCGTTATTTTCATCATCGTCCTCCTTTACGGATTTGGTGAACAGATCTTAAAGAGTATCCAGCCGTTTCTGCGCTTTAACCGGAGTTACATCTACCTATTTAGCTCACTGCGGTGGCCGGTTACCTTTGCGGTCCTCTTTTTAGCGTTGACCCTGTTGTACTACTTCGTGCCCAACGCTAAGGTTCACCTCCGCTATGCTGCGGCCGGGGCGCTTTTGGCCGCCCTTTTGTGGATGGGATTGTCCCGGCTCTTTTCCTACTACACGGTCTTCTTCCGTCACAGTGTGATTTCCTACAAGACGATTGGGGCCTTCATCGCGATGATGATCTGGCTGGACCTGTCCGGCTACGTCATAATGCTTGGGGCGGTGCTAAACGCTACTCTCCAGGAAGCTCACGAAGGGGTCCTGCGCGAACGGGAACACTTCTGGCAAATCATTGACCGCGAGGAACGGCGAAAACGCAAATAA